One stretch of Halodesulfovibrio sp. MK-HDV DNA includes these proteins:
- a CDS encoding SLC13 family permease, with translation MKKFAFFLSIVGAVLLVGSSLAFAAAAPAEASMDAYITLGILCVSAVLFFSNIIPLPVTAMLVPVSLSMFNVIPATAAFANFGNKWVVIFMAMFIVGESTFITGFADKIGQATVKLSKGSETRLLVLAMCSVGVLSAFLSNTGTIVVAIPMIMGMCASANISSSKILMPVAFAASLGGTMTLVGTPPNGLVNSVLEKMGPAGIEPFGFFEFAKIGGILFVVGILYYVFIGHKFLPDNTSECEQAEIIKPSRPHKMWWSLIIFFFVVVAMATKIMPLVTAAMLGACLVIITGCITMEEAYKAVDWTTIFLFAGMLSMSTAMKSSGAAQLIADTMVQYVTSPYALLAAVCAVTALVTNFMSNTATAALMAPLAIPIAVNSGLSPLPLVMGIAMSASACFLTPVATPPNTIVLGPGKYTFSQYIKAGWPLQVISFVIIVAVVPFFWPFYPAAQ, from the coding sequence ATGAAAAAGTTTGCTTTTTTTCTCTCTATCGTCGGAGCTGTCCTACTTGTAGGTAGTTCCCTTGCGTTCGCTGCAGCTGCTCCTGCAGAAGCGTCTATGGATGCTTACATCACACTTGGCATTCTGTGTGTTTCTGCTGTGCTTTTCTTCTCTAACATCATCCCGCTCCCTGTAACAGCAATGCTTGTTCCTGTTTCATTGAGCATGTTCAATGTTATCCCTGCAACCGCTGCCTTTGCTAACTTTGGTAACAAATGGGTTGTTATCTTCATGGCAATGTTTATTGTCGGTGAATCTACCTTTATTACCGGTTTCGCAGATAAAATAGGTCAAGCGACAGTAAAACTATCCAAGGGCAGCGAAACTCGCCTGCTCGTATTAGCAATGTGCTCTGTTGGTGTACTCTCTGCGTTTCTTTCCAACACAGGTACAATCGTTGTTGCCATTCCAATGATCATGGGGATGTGTGCTTCTGCAAACATCAGCTCAAGTAAAATTCTTATGCCGGTTGCGTTCGCTGCGTCTCTCGGCGGTACCATGACTCTGGTTGGTACTCCACCTAACGGTCTGGTTAACTCCGTACTAGAAAAAATGGGACCTGCCGGAATCGAGCCATTCGGTTTCTTCGAATTCGCTAAAATTGGCGGCATCTTGTTTGTTGTAGGTATCTTATACTATGTCTTCATCGGACACAAATTCCTTCCTGACAACACAAGCGAATGTGAACAGGCAGAAATTATTAAACCGTCCCGCCCACACAAAATGTGGTGGTCCCTTATTATCTTCTTCTTCGTAGTTGTTGCTATGGCAACAAAAATTATGCCTCTGGTTACCGCAGCTATGCTTGGTGCATGTCTCGTAATCATTACCGGCTGTATCACCATGGAAGAAGCTTACAAAGCTGTTGACTGGACAACCATCTTCCTGTTCGCAGGTATGTTGTCCATGTCCACCGCAATGAAATCTTCCGGTGCTGCTCAGCTCATCGCTGACACAATGGTTCAATATGTAACCAGTCCTTACGCACTTCTAGCAGCGGTCTGCGCTGTTACGGCACTGGTCACAAACTTTATGTCAAACACGGCAACGGCAGCTCTTATGGCTCCGCTTGCTATTCCTATCGCAGTTAACAGTGGTCTTTCTCCACTGCCACTGGTTATGGGCATCGCTATGTCTGCATCTGCCTGTTTCCTTACACCGGTTGCTACCCCACCTAACACCATCGTACTTGGTCCGGGTAAATACACCTTTAGTCAGTATATAAAAGCTGGCTGGCCACTACAGGTCATCAGTTTTGTTATTATCGTCGCAGTTGTTCCATTCTTCTGGCCGTTCTACCCTGCAGCACAGTAA
- a CDS encoding malic enzyme-like NAD(P)-binding protein, which yields MALFTKEEALDYHKLPRRGKVEVVPVKPCASQKDLSMAYSPGVAEACMAIHADPSAAALYTGKSNLVGVVSNGTAVLGLGNIGPLAGKPVMEGKGVLFKTFADIDVFDINLDVTDSDELIKIVKAMEPTFGGINLEDIKAPECFYIEETLKKMMNIPVFHDDQHGTAVISGAGLINACEITNRKLEDLKVVVVGAGAAGIACTKFYVQMGIDPKNIFMFDSRGLIHKGRTDLNPFKAEFAQDKDYGSLEEVIKGTDCFLGLSKKGLLTKDMVRSMAKDPVIFAMANPDPEITYDDAKEASPNCIMGTGRSDYPNQINNVSGFPYIFRGALDVGATIINEEMKVAAAQSLADLAKEPVPSEICDAYGVKSLTFGIDYIIPKPLDPRVLEWEVPAVAQAAMDTGVATMPIKDMEAYRKDLKQRISASHARIAPFVESYYK from the coding sequence ATGGCATTGTTCACTAAAGAAGAAGCGCTGGACTATCATAAGCTCCCACGTAGAGGTAAAGTTGAAGTTGTCCCTGTGAAGCCTTGTGCATCACAGAAAGACCTTTCCATGGCATATTCACCGGGTGTTGCTGAAGCATGTATGGCAATCCACGCAGACCCATCTGCTGCAGCACTGTACACTGGCAAATCCAACCTCGTTGGCGTTGTTTCCAACGGTACAGCAGTTCTTGGTCTTGGCAACATCGGTCCTCTTGCCGGTAAGCCAGTTATGGAAGGTAAAGGCGTTCTCTTTAAAACTTTCGCAGACATCGATGTATTCGATATTAACCTTGATGTGACTGACTCTGATGAGCTCATCAAAATTGTGAAAGCAATGGAGCCTACTTTCGGTGGTATCAACCTCGAAGACATCAAGGCACCTGAATGTTTCTACATTGAAGAAACATTGAAAAAAATGATGAATATCCCTGTATTCCATGATGATCAGCACGGGACAGCTGTTATCTCCGGTGCAGGTCTCATCAACGCATGTGAAATCACCAACCGCAAACTCGAAGACTTGAAAGTTGTTGTTGTGGGCGCTGGCGCAGCAGGTATTGCTTGCACCAAGTTCTACGTACAGATGGGTATTGACCCTAAAAACATCTTCATGTTCGATTCCCGTGGGCTTATCCATAAAGGCCGTACTGATCTTAATCCGTTCAAAGCAGAATTTGCTCAGGACAAAGATTACGGTTCACTTGAAGAAGTTATTAAAGGTACAGACTGCTTCCTTGGTCTTTCCAAGAAAGGTCTGCTTACTAAAGATATGGTTCGTTCCATGGCTAAAGATCCTGTTATCTTTGCAATGGCTAACCCTGATCCGGAAATCACCTACGATGATGCTAAAGAAGCCAGCCCTAACTGCATTATGGGTACCGGTCGTTCTGACTACCCTAACCAGATTAACAACGTTTCGGGCTTCCCTTACATCTTCCGCGGCGCACTTGATGTAGGTGCAACTATCATTAACGAAGAAATGAAAGTCGCAGCAGCACAGTCACTTGCTGATCTGGCAAAAGAGCCAGTTCCTAGCGAAATTTGTGATGCTTACGGCGTTAAGTCTCTTACCTTCGGTATTGATTACATTATTCCTAAGCCACTCGACCCACGAGTCCTTGAATGGGAAGTCCCAGCTGTTGCTCAAGCAGCTATGGATACCGGCGTTGCTACAATGCCTATCAAAGACATGGAAGCGTACAGAAAAGATCTCAAGCAACGTATCTCCGCTTCACATGCTCGTATCGCCCCATTCGTAGAAAGTTACTATAAATAA
- a CDS encoding Fe-S-containing hydro-lyase has product MPTYNMTSPLKDEDVAKLRAGDVVKLSGTIYTARDAAHKRLCDMLDNNEELPFELKGAVIYYVGPSPAPEGRPIGSAGPTTSYRMDTYAPRLHSLGVKASVGKGKRSPEVRKALEEHTGVYFGATGGAGALLSQCITAAKVIAFDELGPEAIRELTVENFPLLVVNDSHGGEQYAKPNFEF; this is encoded by the coding sequence ATGCCTACTTACAACATGACATCACCATTAAAAGATGAAGATGTAGCAAAACTGCGTGCTGGCGACGTAGTTAAGCTTTCCGGCACCATATACACAGCACGTGACGCTGCACATAAGCGTCTGTGCGACATGCTGGACAACAACGAAGAGCTTCCTTTTGAACTGAAAGGCGCTGTTATTTATTACGTTGGTCCTAGTCCAGCTCCAGAAGGTAGACCAATCGGCTCAGCTGGTCCCACCACCAGCTACCGCATGGACACATATGCACCGCGTTTGCACAGCCTTGGCGTTAAAGCAAGCGTTGGTAAAGGTAAACGTAGTCCTGAAGTCCGCAAGGCACTTGAGGAACACACCGGTGTTTACTTTGGCGCAACCGGCGGCGCTGGGGCTCTCCTCTCCCAGTGCATTACAGCAGCTAAAGTAATTGCGTTTGATGAATTAGGCCCTGAGGCAATTCGAGAACTGACTGTTGAAAACTTTCCACTGCTAGTGGTGAACGACAGCCATGGCGGCGAACAGTACGCTAAACCAAACTTCGAATTTTAA
- a CDS encoding fumarate hydratase, with protein MKVIKAEQIHDAVVDLVLKAARYLPEDVKTAIRVARNSETSDSAKEILGQLLENAELAKVSGLPLCQDTGLGVFYVEIGDQVQIEGNITEIINNAMIDGYEKGLLRKSSCHPLTRKNTTDNSPAVIHFTHVAGDKLNIKHMAKGGGSENMSRCTMLTPAQGWEGIKEFVVRRMAEAGPNPCPPTIVGVGIGGTFDLAPSLAKEALFRPLSGENPDPELAAMEKELLDEINQLGIGPMGLGGKTTCLGVKIAMHPCHIASLPLAVNVQCHSSRIKEVTL; from the coding sequence ATGAAAGTCATTAAGGCTGAACAGATTCATGACGCTGTTGTTGATCTGGTTTTAAAGGCTGCGCGCTACCTTCCGGAAGACGTAAAAACCGCCATCCGTGTTGCACGTAACAGCGAGACCTCTGATTCTGCAAAAGAAATCCTCGGTCAGCTTTTAGAAAACGCAGAACTTGCCAAGGTGTCAGGACTTCCGCTCTGTCAGGACACAGGCTTAGGCGTTTTCTATGTAGAAATCGGTGACCAAGTTCAGATTGAGGGCAACATTACCGAGATCATCAATAATGCAATGATCGACGGGTACGAAAAAGGCTTGCTTCGCAAATCTTCCTGTCATCCGCTCACTCGTAAGAACACCACGGACAACAGCCCGGCAGTTATCCACTTTACCCATGTTGCAGGTGACAAACTGAACATCAAGCACATGGCTAAAGGCGGCGGCTCTGAAAACATGTCCCGCTGCACCATGCTTACACCGGCTCAGGGCTGGGAAGGCATTAAAGAGTTTGTTGTACGCCGTATGGCAGAAGCAGGCCCGAACCCTTGTCCTCCAACTATCGTTGGTGTGGGCATTGGCGGCACTTTCGATCTGGCTCCTTCTCTTGCAAAAGAAGCGCTTTTCCGCCCGCTTTCCGGTGAGAACCCAGATCCTGAATTAGCTGCAATGGAAAAAGAGCTGCTTGACGAAATCAACCAGCTTGGCATCGGCCCTATGGGTCTTGGCGGCAAGACAACATGCCTTGGTGTAAAAATCGCCATGCATCCTTGTCACATTGCAAGCCTGCCACTGGCTGTAAACGTTCAGTGTCATTCTTCCAGAATTAAGGAGGTTACACTCTAA
- a CDS encoding fumarate reductase iron-sulfur subunit, producing the protein MSRRLHIEVFRYNPLDPNSEPHMQSFYVNEYDSMTLFIALNIIRDEQDPTVQFDFCCRAGICGSCGMVINGRPGLACHTQTKDLPDHIVLHPLPVFKLIGDLSVDTGTWFRDAGSRIEAWVHNDHDKFDASAEEVRMENDLASDIFELDRCIECGCCVSACGTARMREDFLGATSIARIARFYLDPRDERNEENYYQVIGNDQGVFGCMGLLGCEDVCPKHIPLQDQLGIMRRMLAIHSVKGILPKRVLDKLKHKGCCHESH; encoded by the coding sequence ATGAGCCGTCGTCTACATATTGAAGTATTCAGATACAACCCACTTGATCCAAATTCCGAACCGCACATGCAGTCATTCTACGTAAATGAATATGACTCCATGACACTGTTCATCGCGCTTAATATTATCCGTGATGAGCAGGACCCTACCGTTCAGTTCGACTTCTGTTGTCGTGCCGGTATCTGCGGTTCCTGCGGCATGGTAATCAACGGCAGACCGGGTCTTGCATGTCATACACAGACAAAAGATCTGCCTGATCATATTGTTCTGCATCCACTTCCAGTATTCAAACTCATCGGTGACCTTTCCGTTGATACAGGAACTTGGTTCCGTGATGCTGGCTCCCGTATCGAAGCATGGGTTCATAACGACCATGACAAGTTCGATGCAAGTGCAGAAGAAGTTCGTATGGAAAACGATTTAGCCAGCGACATTTTTGAGCTTGATCGTTGTATTGAATGTGGTTGCTGTGTTTCAGCATGTGGCACCGCCCGCATGCGTGAAGACTTCCTCGGCGCCACATCTATCGCCCGCATTGCCCGCTTCTACCTTGACCCTCGCGATGAGCGAAATGAAGAAAACTACTATCAGGTCATCGGTAACGATCAAGGCGTATTCGGCTGCATGGGTTTACTCGGTTGCGAAGATGTTTGTCCTAAGCATATCCCGCTTCAGGACCAGCTTGGCATTATGCGTCGCATGCTTGCCATTCATTCCGTAAAAGGAATTCTTCCAAAACGTGTTCTTGATAAACTCAAACACAAAGGATGCTGCCATGAAAGTCATTAA